A genomic region of Arachis hypogaea cultivar Tifrunner chromosome 5, arahy.Tifrunner.gnm2.J5K5, whole genome shotgun sequence contains the following coding sequences:
- the LOC112802467 gene encoding uncharacterized protein isoform X1: MGACCNGDVSSLPHSYDAVSARDLRPSKHVHDNLHGNIYLDNLSLKFIDTEQFQRLRELKQLGLANMVYPGAVHSRFEHSLGVYWLAGQSIEMLKNFQGLELGINRFDMQTVKLAGLLHDIGHGPFSHLFEREFLPKVTNGSQWSHEQMSVNMVDYIVNEHHIDVDPEMIKRVKEMILASSEFTLPRSSTEKGFLYDIVANGRNGIDVDKFDYIARDCRACGLGCNFEFQRLLETMRVLDDEICYRAKEYLSIHKLFSTRADLYRTVYTHPKVKAIELMVVDALVQANDYLEISSHILNPSEYWKLDDTIIKTIETAPSQELKESRELILRIRRRNLYQFCNEYAVPKDMVENFKKVTAQDIVCSQKSGGGTLREEDVAVSNVKIDLTRGKHNPLESINFFKDYDSDEKFTISNDRVSHLLPTTYQDMIVRVYAKKPELVEAISDAFENFQLKTYGIKAQVHSTPEKKKCRYTACI, translated from the exons atGGGAGCTTGCTGCAACGGCGACGTTTCGTCGTTGCCTCACTCATACGACGCCGTTTCCGCCCGCGATCTCAGGCCCTCCAAGCATGTCCACGACAATCTCCATGGCAACATTTACCTTGACAac CTCAGTTTGAAGTTCATTGACACTGAGCAGTTTCAGAG GCTTCGCGAATTGAAACAACTCG GTTTGGCAAATATGGTCTATCCAGGTGCTGTCCATTCTAGATTTGAGCATTCTCTTGGCGTGTATTGGCTTGCTGGTCAATCCATTGAAAtgcttaaaaattttcaa GGCTTGGAACTTGGTATTAATAGATTTGATATGCAAACAGTTAAACTAGCAG gACTTCTGCATGATATTGGGCATGGGCCTTTCAGTCACTTATTTGAACGTGAATTTCTTCCCAAAGTTACTAATGGTTCTCAGTG GTCACATGAACAAATGTCAGTCAATATGGTAGATTATATTGTTAATGAACATCACATTGATGTTGATCCTGAGATGATAAAAAGAGTCAAG GAGATGATACTAGCAAGCTCTGAATTTACTCTTCCCCGA AGCTCAACTGAGAAAGGTTTCTTGTATGATATTGTTGCAAATGGTCGAAATGGAATTGATGTTGACAA ATTTGATTATATTGCCCGTGATTGTCGAGCTTGTGGTCTGGGTTGCAACTTTGAATTTCAGAG ATTATTGGAGACCATGCGGGTTTTGGATGATGAGATTTGCTATCGTGCAAAGGAAT ATTTGAGCATCCATAAGTTATTTTCCACTCGAGCTGATCTGTACAGAACAGTTTATACTCATCCAAAAGTAAAG GCAATAGAACTTATGGTGGTTGATGCACTTGTTCAAGCAAATGATTATTTGGAGATCTCATCTCACATTTTGAATCCTTCTGAGTACTGGAAG CTGGATGACACAATAATTAAAACAATTGAGACAGCACCTAGTCAGGAACTAAAGGAATCTAGAGAGTTGATCCTGCGCATTCGAAGAAGGAATCTGTACCAG TTCTGTAATGAGTATGCTGTACCAAAGGATATGGTGGAAAACTTTAAGAAGGTCACTGCCCAAGATATTGTTTGTTCCCAG AAGAGTGGCGGAGGTACACTCAGAGAGGAGGACGTCGCTGTTTCTAATGTAAAAATTGATTTAACTCGTGGGAAACATAATCCTCTTGAAAG CATTAACTTCTTCAAG GATTATGATAGTGATGAGAAATTTACAATTTCCAATGACCGCGTAAGCCACCTGCTGCCAACAACTTATCAAGATATGATAGTTCGGGTGTATGCCAAAAAGCCAGAATTG GTGGAAGCTATTTCAGATGCTTTTGAAAACTTTCAGTTAAAAACATATGGGATCAAAGCACAAGTACACTCAACACCAGAGAAGAAGAAATGTCGATACACTGCATGTATATGA
- the LOC112802467 gene encoding uncharacterized protein isoform X3 has product MGACCNGDVSSLPHSYDAVSARDLRPSKHVHDNLHGNIYLDNLSLKFIDTEQFQRLRELKQLGLANMVYPGAVHSRFEHSLGVYWLAGQSIEMLKNFQGLELGINRFDMQTVKLAGLLHDIGHGPFSHLFEREFLPKVTNGSQWSHEQMSVNMVDYIVNEHHIDVDPEMIKRVKEMILASSEFTLPRSSTEKGFLYDIVANGRNGIDVDKFDYIARDCRACGLGCNFEFQRLLETMRVLDDEICYRAKEYLSIHKLFSTRADLYRTVYTHPKVKAIELMVVDALVQANDYLEISSHILNPSEYWKFCNEYAVPKDMVENFKKVTAQDIVCSQKSGGGTLREEDVAVSNVKIDLTRGKHNPLESINFFKDYDSDEKFTISNDRVSHLLPTTYQDMIVRVYAKKPELVEAISDAFENFQLKTYGIKAQVHSTPEKKKCRYTACI; this is encoded by the exons atGGGAGCTTGCTGCAACGGCGACGTTTCGTCGTTGCCTCACTCATACGACGCCGTTTCCGCCCGCGATCTCAGGCCCTCCAAGCATGTCCACGACAATCTCCATGGCAACATTTACCTTGACAac CTCAGTTTGAAGTTCATTGACACTGAGCAGTTTCAGAG GCTTCGCGAATTGAAACAACTCG GTTTGGCAAATATGGTCTATCCAGGTGCTGTCCATTCTAGATTTGAGCATTCTCTTGGCGTGTATTGGCTTGCTGGTCAATCCATTGAAAtgcttaaaaattttcaa GGCTTGGAACTTGGTATTAATAGATTTGATATGCAAACAGTTAAACTAGCAG gACTTCTGCATGATATTGGGCATGGGCCTTTCAGTCACTTATTTGAACGTGAATTTCTTCCCAAAGTTACTAATGGTTCTCAGTG GTCACATGAACAAATGTCAGTCAATATGGTAGATTATATTGTTAATGAACATCACATTGATGTTGATCCTGAGATGATAAAAAGAGTCAAG GAGATGATACTAGCAAGCTCTGAATTTACTCTTCCCCGA AGCTCAACTGAGAAAGGTTTCTTGTATGATATTGTTGCAAATGGTCGAAATGGAATTGATGTTGACAA ATTTGATTATATTGCCCGTGATTGTCGAGCTTGTGGTCTGGGTTGCAACTTTGAATTTCAGAG ATTATTGGAGACCATGCGGGTTTTGGATGATGAGATTTGCTATCGTGCAAAGGAAT ATTTGAGCATCCATAAGTTATTTTCCACTCGAGCTGATCTGTACAGAACAGTTTATACTCATCCAAAAGTAAAG GCAATAGAACTTATGGTGGTTGATGCACTTGTTCAAGCAAATGATTATTTGGAGATCTCATCTCACATTTTGAATCCTTCTGAGTACTGGAAG TTCTGTAATGAGTATGCTGTACCAAAGGATATGGTGGAAAACTTTAAGAAGGTCACTGCCCAAGATATTGTTTGTTCCCAG AAGAGTGGCGGAGGTACACTCAGAGAGGAGGACGTCGCTGTTTCTAATGTAAAAATTGATTTAACTCGTGGGAAACATAATCCTCTTGAAAG CATTAACTTCTTCAAG GATTATGATAGTGATGAGAAATTTACAATTTCCAATGACCGCGTAAGCCACCTGCTGCCAACAACTTATCAAGATATGATAGTTCGGGTGTATGCCAAAAAGCCAGAATTG GTGGAAGCTATTTCAGATGCTTTTGAAAACTTTCAGTTAAAAACATATGGGATCAAAGCACAAGTACACTCAACACCAGAGAAGAAGAAATGTCGATACACTGCATGTATATGA
- the LOC112802467 gene encoding uncharacterized protein isoform X4, which produces MGACCNGDVSSLPHSYDAVSARDLRPSKHVHDNLHGNIYLDNLSLKFIDTEQFQRLRELKQLGLANMVYPGAVHSRFEHSLGVYWLAGQSIEMLKNFQGLELGINRFDMQTVKLAGLLHDIGHGPFSHLFEREFLPKVTNGSQWSHEQMSVNMVDYIVNEHHIDVDPEMIKRVKEMILASSEFTLPRSSTEKGFLYDIVANGRNGIDVDKFDYIARDCRACGLGCNFEFQRLLETMRVLDDEICYRAKEYLSIHKLFSTRADLYRTVYTHPKVKAIELMVVDALVQANDYLEISSHILNPSEYWKFCNEYAVPKDMVENFKKVTAQDIVCSQSGGGTLREEDVAVSNVKIDLTRGKHNPLESINFFKDYDSDEKFTISNDRVSHLLPTTYQDMIVRVYAKKPELVEAISDAFENFQLKTYGIKAQVHSTPEKKKCRYTACI; this is translated from the exons atGGGAGCTTGCTGCAACGGCGACGTTTCGTCGTTGCCTCACTCATACGACGCCGTTTCCGCCCGCGATCTCAGGCCCTCCAAGCATGTCCACGACAATCTCCATGGCAACATTTACCTTGACAac CTCAGTTTGAAGTTCATTGACACTGAGCAGTTTCAGAG GCTTCGCGAATTGAAACAACTCG GTTTGGCAAATATGGTCTATCCAGGTGCTGTCCATTCTAGATTTGAGCATTCTCTTGGCGTGTATTGGCTTGCTGGTCAATCCATTGAAAtgcttaaaaattttcaa GGCTTGGAACTTGGTATTAATAGATTTGATATGCAAACAGTTAAACTAGCAG gACTTCTGCATGATATTGGGCATGGGCCTTTCAGTCACTTATTTGAACGTGAATTTCTTCCCAAAGTTACTAATGGTTCTCAGTG GTCACATGAACAAATGTCAGTCAATATGGTAGATTATATTGTTAATGAACATCACATTGATGTTGATCCTGAGATGATAAAAAGAGTCAAG GAGATGATACTAGCAAGCTCTGAATTTACTCTTCCCCGA AGCTCAACTGAGAAAGGTTTCTTGTATGATATTGTTGCAAATGGTCGAAATGGAATTGATGTTGACAA ATTTGATTATATTGCCCGTGATTGTCGAGCTTGTGGTCTGGGTTGCAACTTTGAATTTCAGAG ATTATTGGAGACCATGCGGGTTTTGGATGATGAGATTTGCTATCGTGCAAAGGAAT ATTTGAGCATCCATAAGTTATTTTCCACTCGAGCTGATCTGTACAGAACAGTTTATACTCATCCAAAAGTAAAG GCAATAGAACTTATGGTGGTTGATGCACTTGTTCAAGCAAATGATTATTTGGAGATCTCATCTCACATTTTGAATCCTTCTGAGTACTGGAAG TTCTGTAATGAGTATGCTGTACCAAAGGATATGGTGGAAAACTTTAAGAAGGTCACTGCCCAAGATATTGTTTGTTCCCAG AGTGGCGGAGGTACACTCAGAGAGGAGGACGTCGCTGTTTCTAATGTAAAAATTGATTTAACTCGTGGGAAACATAATCCTCTTGAAAG CATTAACTTCTTCAAG GATTATGATAGTGATGAGAAATTTACAATTTCCAATGACCGCGTAAGCCACCTGCTGCCAACAACTTATCAAGATATGATAGTTCGGGTGTATGCCAAAAAGCCAGAATTG GTGGAAGCTATTTCAGATGCTTTTGAAAACTTTCAGTTAAAAACATATGGGATCAAAGCACAAGTACACTCAACACCAGAGAAGAAGAAATGTCGATACACTGCATGTATATGA
- the LOC112802467 gene encoding uncharacterized protein isoform X2, with product MGACCNGDVSSLPHSYDAVSARDLRPSKHVHDNLHGNIYLDNLSLKFIDTEQFQRLRELKQLGLANMVYPGAVHSRFEHSLGVYWLAGQSIEMLKNFQGLELGINRFDMQTVKLAGLLHDIGHGPFSHLFEREFLPKVTNGSQWSHEQMSVNMVDYIVNEHHIDVDPEMIKRVKEMILASSEFTLPRSSTEKGFLYDIVANGRNGIDVDKFDYIARDCRACGLGCNFEFQRLLETMRVLDDEICYRAKEYLSIHKLFSTRADLYRTVYTHPKVKAIELMVVDALVQANDYLEISSHILNPSEYWKLDDTIIKTIETAPSQELKESRELILRIRRRNLYQFCNEYAVPKDMVENFKKVTAQDIVCSQSGGGTLREEDVAVSNVKIDLTRGKHNPLESINFFKDYDSDEKFTISNDRVSHLLPTTYQDMIVRVYAKKPELVEAISDAFENFQLKTYGIKAQVHSTPEKKKCRYTACI from the exons atGGGAGCTTGCTGCAACGGCGACGTTTCGTCGTTGCCTCACTCATACGACGCCGTTTCCGCCCGCGATCTCAGGCCCTCCAAGCATGTCCACGACAATCTCCATGGCAACATTTACCTTGACAac CTCAGTTTGAAGTTCATTGACACTGAGCAGTTTCAGAG GCTTCGCGAATTGAAACAACTCG GTTTGGCAAATATGGTCTATCCAGGTGCTGTCCATTCTAGATTTGAGCATTCTCTTGGCGTGTATTGGCTTGCTGGTCAATCCATTGAAAtgcttaaaaattttcaa GGCTTGGAACTTGGTATTAATAGATTTGATATGCAAACAGTTAAACTAGCAG gACTTCTGCATGATATTGGGCATGGGCCTTTCAGTCACTTATTTGAACGTGAATTTCTTCCCAAAGTTACTAATGGTTCTCAGTG GTCACATGAACAAATGTCAGTCAATATGGTAGATTATATTGTTAATGAACATCACATTGATGTTGATCCTGAGATGATAAAAAGAGTCAAG GAGATGATACTAGCAAGCTCTGAATTTACTCTTCCCCGA AGCTCAACTGAGAAAGGTTTCTTGTATGATATTGTTGCAAATGGTCGAAATGGAATTGATGTTGACAA ATTTGATTATATTGCCCGTGATTGTCGAGCTTGTGGTCTGGGTTGCAACTTTGAATTTCAGAG ATTATTGGAGACCATGCGGGTTTTGGATGATGAGATTTGCTATCGTGCAAAGGAAT ATTTGAGCATCCATAAGTTATTTTCCACTCGAGCTGATCTGTACAGAACAGTTTATACTCATCCAAAAGTAAAG GCAATAGAACTTATGGTGGTTGATGCACTTGTTCAAGCAAATGATTATTTGGAGATCTCATCTCACATTTTGAATCCTTCTGAGTACTGGAAG CTGGATGACACAATAATTAAAACAATTGAGACAGCACCTAGTCAGGAACTAAAGGAATCTAGAGAGTTGATCCTGCGCATTCGAAGAAGGAATCTGTACCAG TTCTGTAATGAGTATGCTGTACCAAAGGATATGGTGGAAAACTTTAAGAAGGTCACTGCCCAAGATATTGTTTGTTCCCAG AGTGGCGGAGGTACACTCAGAGAGGAGGACGTCGCTGTTTCTAATGTAAAAATTGATTTAACTCGTGGGAAACATAATCCTCTTGAAAG CATTAACTTCTTCAAG GATTATGATAGTGATGAGAAATTTACAATTTCCAATGACCGCGTAAGCCACCTGCTGCCAACAACTTATCAAGATATGATAGTTCGGGTGTATGCCAAAAAGCCAGAATTG GTGGAAGCTATTTCAGATGCTTTTGAAAACTTTCAGTTAAAAACATATGGGATCAAAGCACAAGTACACTCAACACCAGAGAAGAAGAAATGTCGATACACTGCATGTATATGA
- the LOC112802468 gene encoding serine/threonine-protein kinase 54: MKKNESGGYVRADQIDLKSLDEQLQRHLSRAWTMEKNKEKQQQEDDAAMAAAAAAAAAEGARSSSRTRQEWEIDPSKLLIKSVIARGTFGTVHRGVYDGQDVAVKLLDWGEEGHRSEAEIASLRAAFTQEVAVWHKLDHPNVTKFIGATMGTSDLQIQTENGHIGMPSNLCCVVVEYCPGGALKSYLIKNRRRKLAFKVVVQLALDLARGLSYLHMKKIVHRDVKTENMLLDKTRTLKIADFGVARIEASNPHDMTGETGTLGYMAPEVLNGNPYNRKCDVYSFGICLWEIYCCDMPYPDLSFSEVTSAVVRQNLRPEIPRCCPSSLANVMKRCWDANPDKRPEMDEVVSMLEAIDTSKGGGMIPLDQPQGCLCFRRYRGP, translated from the exons ATGAAGAAGAATGAGAGTGGTGGTTATGTAAGAGCGGATCAGATAGATCTGAAGAGCTTGGATGAGCAACTACAAAGGCACCTGAGCAGAGCATGGACGATGGAAAAGAACAAAGAGAAGCAGCAGCAAGAAGATGATGCTGCCatggctgctgctgctgctgctgctgctgctgaagGAGCAAGGTCATCATCAAGAACAAGGCAAGAATGGGAGATTGACCCTTCCAAGCTCCTAATCAAGTCTGTCATTGCTCGTGGAACTTTTGGCACTGTTCATCGTGGTGTTTATGATGGCCAAGATGTTGCag TTAAGCTTCTTGATTGGGGGGAAGAGGGCCATCGTTCCGAAGCGGAAATAGCTTCTCTGAGGGCAGCTTTTACACAAGAAGTTGCTGTTTGGCATAAGCTTGACCATCCTAATGTGACCAAG TTCATTGGGGCGACAATGGGAACATCGGATCTACAGATACAAACAGAGAATGGTCACATAGGCATGCCGAGCAACCTCTGTTGTGTTGTGGTTGAGTATTGTCCCGGAGGTGCGCTGAAGTCTTATCTCATTAAAAATCGGCGAAGGAAGTTGGCTTTTAAAGTGGTTGTCCAACTGGCACTTGACCTTGCAAGAGG GTTGAGTTATCTCCACATGAAGAAGATTGTTCACCGAGATGTTAAAACGGAAAATATGCTTCTGGACAAGACGCGAACCTTGAAGATAGCTGATTTTGGTGTAGCTCGCATCGAGGCTTCCAATCCTCATGACATGACTGGTGAAACCGGAACTCTTGGTTATATGGCTCCCGAG GTTCTAAATGGTAATCCATACAATAGAAAGTGCGACGTGTACAGTTTCGGTATATGCTTATGGGAGATCTACTGCTGTGACATGCCATATCCTGACCTTAGTTTCTCGGAAGTAACATCGGCCGTCGTACGACAG AACCTGAGGCCGGAGATTCCGCGTTGTTGTCCAAGCTCTCTGGCAAATGTGATGAAGAGATGCTGGGATGCCAATCCTGATAAGCGGCCGGAGATGGACGAAGTGGTGTCGATGCTGGAAGCTATCGACACCTCGAAAGGTGGAGGTATGATCCCTCTTGATCAACCTCAGGGTTGTTTATGTTTCCGGAGGTATCGAGGACCTTGA